Proteins encoded within one genomic window of Arachis ipaensis cultivar K30076 chromosome B08, Araip1.1, whole genome shotgun sequence:
- the LOC107612839 gene encoding increased DNA methylation 1 isoform X2, with product MEGLCEEGSNEERQIFTEVFSSNGIFQSSQRCLVSGVINFECESAKNTFKSFCSSNEVSAVLRSSSSRFKHPEEDLNAIQDSKETALGCVPKSFTCEDDQNDEEMNVKRMKFSLHETPSGRSDSENVLNPSELSKDTVSNLSHADCDSEPIAFHLVESSKCGVISSSYLLKHNVLQSKPAAKGDVDATKCKSATADSNVAKEVIVGKAIASPASQESFANRLVVTTSSISAVNPLHPEEMSKDFISSDMDISDSLSKLDKKDPRTLLQFHILQLLTAAGWSVEKRKRPSRRYIESVYRTPKGKTVREFTKAWRLCGQLLSVEKCNLAYEECKEWSDISQFWSDLSIALINVEKGMNQLETASMLAYQWWLLDPFVVVIFFNRKIGALKKGEVIKSTRTLVSGNSARKRKSDEDIYVVANPSSIENHCRKISVNRSSMDLVFSPGYGLDSSGTQQSACSFDILTSSGNSIQMLEGSKVNDVHQANVGNSQRVDEDNGIEGDVLLEMSQEKNASELSHALVHFHDSEAIQQSNYSDGEGRKISTASVSETDKTCSATSVILKKKMRRRCKRVSQIKLSMLYRSDMVGSTVTEQMQSLNGGPSGTQFGLEEAHDNLVDDSGTKRSCRKLSSVGASQHIRKPNYSINGMNKSSRCRIKDDDLLVSAIFKNKDSGQNMIRGNSKAKSGKLRGRRNLKSQKGRCRLLPRNLCNAGNHNKDGKRYYLGSRTVLSWLIENGVISINDVIQYRSPKDDVVIKDGRITKDGVVCKCCSNVFTLSEFKFHAGFALNRPCLNLFMESGEPFTLCLLQAWSSEYKARKSQNQAVKVDNDDRNDDSCGLCGEGGELICCDNCPSTFHLTCLSTQIPDGNWYCTNCTCRICGNLVMDKEASDGYDSLQCSQCEHKYHDKCLKERDKQEGFLPDTWFCGQSCQEVYSGLQSQVGLVNHVSNGFSWMLLRCIHDDQKVHSTQWLALKAVCNTKLAVALTIMEECFLSMLDPRTGIHMIPQLLYNWGSDFARLNFQGFYTVVLEKQDVLTSVACIRVHGTTVAEMPLIATCSRFRRQGMCRLLVSSIEEMLTSVKVEKLVVAAIPDLVETWTKGFGFTPVDAAEKQKFNKINFMVFPGTVLLEKPLYKKERPEGICYASMMAANEPTKVGISTEDMALDKSALEDVGDIATDDVGADKSETELEGKNHRDTIADRETSRDDNTQAINNDDTGLDATKSTEISSCFGAEIIPVMVSDKSDKLCGGDSMLELRTSSEIQTVCKLGQQSSEDCNVKKDGAESGVLVIEEKDVKVGEVQENANVQGNFSNLSCKTFVGSNFDIDSSIERSGETALFGTFAKSAS from the exons ATGGAAGGCTTATGCGAGGAGGGATCTAATGAAGAAAGACAGATTTTTACTGAGGTCTTTTCCAGTAATGGCATTTTTCAGTCTAGTCAGAGGTGTCTTGTTTCTGGAGTTATCAACTTTGAATGTGAATCTGCAAAAAACACTTTCAAATCATTCTGCTCTAGTAATGAAGTTTCAGCTGTACTGCGCTCCTCATCTTCAAGATTTAAACATCCCGAGGAGGACCTTAATGCCATTCAAGATTCCAAAGAGACTGCTTTGGGGTGTGTGCCAAAGAGTTTCACATGTGAAGATGATCAAAATGACGAGGAAATGAATGTCAAGCGAATGAAGTTTTCTTTACATGAAACTCCTAGTGGTAGATCTGATTCAGAAAATGTTTTGAATCCATCAGAACTTTCAAAAGATACAGTTTCTAACTTATCTCATGCTGACTGTGATAGTGAACCCATTGCTTTTCATTTAGTTGAATCATCCAAGTGTGGTGTGATATCTAGTAGCTATCTGTTGAAGCATAATGTGTTACAGAGCAAACCAGCGGCTAAGGGTGATGTAGATGCTACAAAATGTAAATCAGCAACTGCAGACAGTAATGTTGCAAAAGAGGTGATTGTAGGTAAGGCAATTGCTTCTCCTGCTTCCCAGGAGAGCTTTGCAAACAGGCTTGTGGTTACGACATCATCAATCAGTGCTGTGAATCCTTTACATCCTGAAGAAATGTCAAAAGACTTCATATCTTCTGACATGGATATTTCAGATTCATTATCAAAGCTGGACAAAAAGGATCCTCGTACTTTGCTGCAGTTTCATATTTTGCAGTTGCTTACAGCAGCAGGATGGTCAGTTGAGAAGCGTAAACGCCCTAGTAGGCGATACATTGAGTCTGTTTATAGGACTCCAAAAGGAAAAACTGTCCGGGAATTTACGAAAGCTTGGAGATTATGCGGTCAGCTTCTGTCTGTTGAAAAATGTAATTTAGCATATGAAGAATGTAAGGAATGGAGTGATATTAGTCAATTTTGGTCTGATTTGTCCATTGCACTGATAAATGTTGAAAAAGGAATGAACCAGTTAGAGACTGCTTCTATGTTGGCTTATCAATGGTGGCTTTTGGATCCTTTTGTagtagtaattttttttaatagaaagaTTGGTGCGCTGAAAAAGGGAGAAGTAATCAAATCAACTCGAACTTTAGTTTCGGGTAACAGTGCTCGTAAACGGAAATCAGATGAAGATATATATGTTGTAGCAAATCCCAGCAGCATAGAAAATCATTGTAGAAAAATCTCTGTAAACAGAAGCAGTATGGATCTAGTTTTCTCACCTGGTTATGGATTAGATAGCAGTGGCACTCAGCAAAGTGCTTGCTCTTTTGATATTCTTACAAGTTCGGGAAATTCAATACAGATGCTTGAAGGGTCTAAAGTAAATGATGTTCACCAGGCTAACGTTGGAAATTCTCAAAGGGTTGATGAAGATAATGGGATTGAGGGAGATGTACTATTGGAAATGTCACAGGAAAAGAATGCATCTGAATTAAGCCATGCCCTGGTTCATTTTCATGACTCTGAGGCTATTCAACAGTCTAATTATAGTGATGGAGAGGGCAGGAAAATCTCAACAGCTTCTGTATCTGAGACGGATAAGACATGCTCTGCCACTAGTGTTATTCTTAAGAAGAAAATGAGGAGGAGGTGCAAAAGGGTATCTCAGATCAAACTGAGTATGTTATACCGTAGTGACATGGTGGGCTCAACTGTTACTGAGCAGATGCAATCACTGAATGGTGGTCCAAGTGGAACTCAGTTTGGGTTGGAAGAGGCTCACGATAATCTAGTAGACGATTCAGGAACAAAAAGAAGCTGCAGGAAGTTATCATCTGTCGGTGCATCCCAGCATATTAGGAAACCAAACTACTCCATAAATGGAATGAATAAGTCCAGTAGATGCCGGATTAAAGATGATGATCTGTTGGTCTCAGCAATATTCAAGAACAAGGATTCTGGCCAAAATATGATTCGGGGCAATTCTAAAGCAAAATCTGGCAAATTGAGAGGCCGGAGAAATCTTAAAAGCCAAAAGGGCAGATGTCGGTTGCTACCAAGGAATCTTTGCAATGCAGGGAATCACAATAAGGATGGCAAGAGGTATTATTTGGGGTCAAGGACAGTCTTGTCCTGGTTGATTGAGAATGGTGTGATATCTATAAATGATGTGATTCAATACCGAAGCCCTAAAGATGATGTTGTCATTAAGGATGGTAGGATTACCAAGGATGGTGTTGTGTGCAAGTGTTGTTCTAATGTGTTTACATTATCAGAGTTCAAATTTCATGCTGGTTTTGCACTGAATCGTCCCTGCTTGAATCTTTTCATGGAGTCTGGTGAGCCGTTTACACTGTGCCTCCTTCAAGCTTGGTCTTCTGAGTACAAAGCCAGGAAAAGTCAGAATCAGGCTGTGAAAGTTGATAATGATGATAGAAATGATGACTCATGCGGCCTATGTGGGGAGGGGGGTGAGCTGATTTGTTGTGATAACTGTCCGTCTACTTTTCATCTGACTTGTTTGTCCACTCAG ATCCCTGATGGCAACTGGTACTGCACAAATTGCACTTGTCGGATATGTGGAAATTTGGTCATGGACAAGGAGGCTTCAGATGGGTATGATTCATTGCAATGTTCACAATGTGAACATAAAT ATCATGATAAATGCCtgaaagaaagagataaacaagAAGGCTTTCTTCCAGATACTTGGTTTTGTGGTCAGAGTTGTCAGGAG GTATACTCTGGTCTCCAATCTCAAGTGGGGTTAGTTAATCATGTTTCCAATGGCTTCTCATGGATGCTTCTTAGATGCATCCATGATGACCAAAAGGTTCATTCTACCCAGTGGTTAGCCCTGAAGGCGGTGTGCAATACTAAGTTAGCTGTAGCGCTTACTATCATGGAGGAGTGTTTTTTGTCGATGTTGGATCCAAGAACAGGCATACACATGATACCCCAACTATTATACAACTGGGG GTCTGATTTTGCTCGCCTGAATTTTCAAGGGTTTTACACTGTGGTATTGGAAAAGCAGGATGTGTTAACATCTGTAGCATGTATTAG GGTGCATGGAACTACAGTTGCTGAGATGCCTCTCATTGCAACTTGCAGTCGGTTTCGTCGGCAAGGAATGTGCCGACTCCTTGTGAGTTCAATTGAAGAG ATGCTAACATCTGTCAAGGTAGAGAAGCTTGTGGTAGCAGCAATTCCAGATTTGGTTGAGACATGGACCAAAGGATTTGGATTCACACCTGTGGATGCCGCCGAAAAGCAGAAGTTCAACAAAATCAACTTCATGGTTTTTCCTGGAACAGTGTTACTTGAAAAACCCTTGTACAAGAAGGAAAGACCCGAAG GAATCTGTTATGCATCAATGATGGCAGCAAATGAACCAACCAAAGTAGGTATCAGTACCGAAGACATGGCCCTGGATAAATCAGCACTAGAAGATGTTGGAGACATTGCTACTGACGACGTGGGTGCTGATAAGTCAGAGACTGAACTTGAAGGTAAGAATCACAGAGACACCATTGCTGACAGGGAAACCAGCAGAGATGATAACACTCAAGCCATCAACAACGACGACACTGGATTAGACGCCACAAAATCAACAGAAATTAGTAGCTGTTTTGGAGCAGAGATCATCCCGGTAATGGTCTCGGACAAGTCTGATAAATTGTGCGGCGGAGACAGCATGCTCGAACTGAGAACGAGCAGCGAAATCCAAACGGTGTGTAAGTTGGGACAGCAATCAAGTGAGGACTGTAATGTAAAGAAAGACGGTGCTGAATCAGGTGTATTAGTTATTGAGGAAAAGGATGTCAAAGTAGGTGAAGTTCAGGAAAATGCAAATGTGCAGGGTAATTTTTCAAATTTGTCCTGTAAAACATTCGTGGGCAGCAATTTTGACATTGATTCTAGTATTGAACGATCAGGTGAAACTGCTCTTTTTGGAACATTTGCAAAGTCTGCAAGTTGA
- the LOC107612839 gene encoding increased DNA methylation 1 isoform X1 — translation MEGLCEEGSNEERQIFTEVFSSNGIFQSSQRCLVSGVINFECESAKNTFKSFCSSNEVSAVLRSSSSRFKHPEEDLNAIQDSKETALGCVPKSFTCEDDQNDEEMNVKRMKFSLHETPSGRSDSENVLNPSELSKDTVSNLSHADCDSEPIAFHLVESSKCGVISSSYLLKHNVLQSKPAAKGDVDATKCKSATADSNVAKEVIVGKAIASPASQESFANRLVVTTSSISAVNPLHPEEMSKDFISSDMDISDSLSKLDKKDPRTLLQFHILQLLTAAGWSVEKRKRPSRRYIESVYRTPKGKTVREFTKAWRLCGQLLSVEKCNLAYEECKEWSDISQFWSDLSIALINVEKGMNQLETASMLAYQWWLLDPFVVVIFFNRKIGALKKGEVIKSTRTLVSGNSARKRKSDEDIYVVANPSSIENHCRKISVNRSSMDLVFSPGYGLDSSGTQQSACSFDILTSSGNSIQMLEGSKVNDVHQANVGNSQRVDEDNGIEGDVLLEMSQEKNASELSHALVHFHDSEAIQQSNYSDGEGRKISTASVSETDKTCSATSVILKKKMRRRCKRVSQIKLSMLYRSDMVGSTVTEQMQSLNGGPSGTQFGLEEAHDNLVDDSGTKRSCRKLSSVGASQHIRKPNYSINGMNKSSRCRIKDDDLLVSAIFKNKDSGQNMIRGNSKAKSGKLRGRRNLKSQKGRCRLLPRNLCNAGNHNKDGKRYYLGSRTVLSWLIENGVISINDVIQYRSPKDDVVIKDGRITKDGVVCKCCSNVFTLSEFKFHAGFALNRPCLNLFMESGEPFTLCLLQAWSSEYKARKSQNQAVKVDNDDRNDDSCGLCGEGGELICCDNCPSTFHLTCLSTQEIPDGNWYCTNCTCRICGNLVMDKEASDGYDSLQCSQCEHKYHDKCLKERDKQEGFLPDTWFCGQSCQEVYSGLQSQVGLVNHVSNGFSWMLLRCIHDDQKVHSTQWLALKAVCNTKLAVALTIMEECFLSMLDPRTGIHMIPQLLYNWGSDFARLNFQGFYTVVLEKQDVLTSVACIRVHGTTVAEMPLIATCSRFRRQGMCRLLVSSIEEMLTSVKVEKLVVAAIPDLVETWTKGFGFTPVDAAEKQKFNKINFMVFPGTVLLEKPLYKKERPEGICYASMMAANEPTKVGISTEDMALDKSALEDVGDIATDDVGADKSETELEGKNHRDTIADRETSRDDNTQAINNDDTGLDATKSTEISSCFGAEIIPVMVSDKSDKLCGGDSMLELRTSSEIQTVCKLGQQSSEDCNVKKDGAESGVLVIEEKDVKVGEVQENANVQGNFSNLSCKTFVGSNFDIDSSIERSGETALFGTFAKSAS, via the exons ATGGAAGGCTTATGCGAGGAGGGATCTAATGAAGAAAGACAGATTTTTACTGAGGTCTTTTCCAGTAATGGCATTTTTCAGTCTAGTCAGAGGTGTCTTGTTTCTGGAGTTATCAACTTTGAATGTGAATCTGCAAAAAACACTTTCAAATCATTCTGCTCTAGTAATGAAGTTTCAGCTGTACTGCGCTCCTCATCTTCAAGATTTAAACATCCCGAGGAGGACCTTAATGCCATTCAAGATTCCAAAGAGACTGCTTTGGGGTGTGTGCCAAAGAGTTTCACATGTGAAGATGATCAAAATGACGAGGAAATGAATGTCAAGCGAATGAAGTTTTCTTTACATGAAACTCCTAGTGGTAGATCTGATTCAGAAAATGTTTTGAATCCATCAGAACTTTCAAAAGATACAGTTTCTAACTTATCTCATGCTGACTGTGATAGTGAACCCATTGCTTTTCATTTAGTTGAATCATCCAAGTGTGGTGTGATATCTAGTAGCTATCTGTTGAAGCATAATGTGTTACAGAGCAAACCAGCGGCTAAGGGTGATGTAGATGCTACAAAATGTAAATCAGCAACTGCAGACAGTAATGTTGCAAAAGAGGTGATTGTAGGTAAGGCAATTGCTTCTCCTGCTTCCCAGGAGAGCTTTGCAAACAGGCTTGTGGTTACGACATCATCAATCAGTGCTGTGAATCCTTTACATCCTGAAGAAATGTCAAAAGACTTCATATCTTCTGACATGGATATTTCAGATTCATTATCAAAGCTGGACAAAAAGGATCCTCGTACTTTGCTGCAGTTTCATATTTTGCAGTTGCTTACAGCAGCAGGATGGTCAGTTGAGAAGCGTAAACGCCCTAGTAGGCGATACATTGAGTCTGTTTATAGGACTCCAAAAGGAAAAACTGTCCGGGAATTTACGAAAGCTTGGAGATTATGCGGTCAGCTTCTGTCTGTTGAAAAATGTAATTTAGCATATGAAGAATGTAAGGAATGGAGTGATATTAGTCAATTTTGGTCTGATTTGTCCATTGCACTGATAAATGTTGAAAAAGGAATGAACCAGTTAGAGACTGCTTCTATGTTGGCTTATCAATGGTGGCTTTTGGATCCTTTTGTagtagtaattttttttaatagaaagaTTGGTGCGCTGAAAAAGGGAGAAGTAATCAAATCAACTCGAACTTTAGTTTCGGGTAACAGTGCTCGTAAACGGAAATCAGATGAAGATATATATGTTGTAGCAAATCCCAGCAGCATAGAAAATCATTGTAGAAAAATCTCTGTAAACAGAAGCAGTATGGATCTAGTTTTCTCACCTGGTTATGGATTAGATAGCAGTGGCACTCAGCAAAGTGCTTGCTCTTTTGATATTCTTACAAGTTCGGGAAATTCAATACAGATGCTTGAAGGGTCTAAAGTAAATGATGTTCACCAGGCTAACGTTGGAAATTCTCAAAGGGTTGATGAAGATAATGGGATTGAGGGAGATGTACTATTGGAAATGTCACAGGAAAAGAATGCATCTGAATTAAGCCATGCCCTGGTTCATTTTCATGACTCTGAGGCTATTCAACAGTCTAATTATAGTGATGGAGAGGGCAGGAAAATCTCAACAGCTTCTGTATCTGAGACGGATAAGACATGCTCTGCCACTAGTGTTATTCTTAAGAAGAAAATGAGGAGGAGGTGCAAAAGGGTATCTCAGATCAAACTGAGTATGTTATACCGTAGTGACATGGTGGGCTCAACTGTTACTGAGCAGATGCAATCACTGAATGGTGGTCCAAGTGGAACTCAGTTTGGGTTGGAAGAGGCTCACGATAATCTAGTAGACGATTCAGGAACAAAAAGAAGCTGCAGGAAGTTATCATCTGTCGGTGCATCCCAGCATATTAGGAAACCAAACTACTCCATAAATGGAATGAATAAGTCCAGTAGATGCCGGATTAAAGATGATGATCTGTTGGTCTCAGCAATATTCAAGAACAAGGATTCTGGCCAAAATATGATTCGGGGCAATTCTAAAGCAAAATCTGGCAAATTGAGAGGCCGGAGAAATCTTAAAAGCCAAAAGGGCAGATGTCGGTTGCTACCAAGGAATCTTTGCAATGCAGGGAATCACAATAAGGATGGCAAGAGGTATTATTTGGGGTCAAGGACAGTCTTGTCCTGGTTGATTGAGAATGGTGTGATATCTATAAATGATGTGATTCAATACCGAAGCCCTAAAGATGATGTTGTCATTAAGGATGGTAGGATTACCAAGGATGGTGTTGTGTGCAAGTGTTGTTCTAATGTGTTTACATTATCAGAGTTCAAATTTCATGCTGGTTTTGCACTGAATCGTCCCTGCTTGAATCTTTTCATGGAGTCTGGTGAGCCGTTTACACTGTGCCTCCTTCAAGCTTGGTCTTCTGAGTACAAAGCCAGGAAAAGTCAGAATCAGGCTGTGAAAGTTGATAATGATGATAGAAATGATGACTCATGCGGCCTATGTGGGGAGGGGGGTGAGCTGATTTGTTGTGATAACTGTCCGTCTACTTTTCATCTGACTTGTTTGTCCACTCAG GAGATCCCTGATGGCAACTGGTACTGCACAAATTGCACTTGTCGGATATGTGGAAATTTGGTCATGGACAAGGAGGCTTCAGATGGGTATGATTCATTGCAATGTTCACAATGTGAACATAAAT ATCATGATAAATGCCtgaaagaaagagataaacaagAAGGCTTTCTTCCAGATACTTGGTTTTGTGGTCAGAGTTGTCAGGAG GTATACTCTGGTCTCCAATCTCAAGTGGGGTTAGTTAATCATGTTTCCAATGGCTTCTCATGGATGCTTCTTAGATGCATCCATGATGACCAAAAGGTTCATTCTACCCAGTGGTTAGCCCTGAAGGCGGTGTGCAATACTAAGTTAGCTGTAGCGCTTACTATCATGGAGGAGTGTTTTTTGTCGATGTTGGATCCAAGAACAGGCATACACATGATACCCCAACTATTATACAACTGGGG GTCTGATTTTGCTCGCCTGAATTTTCAAGGGTTTTACACTGTGGTATTGGAAAAGCAGGATGTGTTAACATCTGTAGCATGTATTAG GGTGCATGGAACTACAGTTGCTGAGATGCCTCTCATTGCAACTTGCAGTCGGTTTCGTCGGCAAGGAATGTGCCGACTCCTTGTGAGTTCAATTGAAGAG ATGCTAACATCTGTCAAGGTAGAGAAGCTTGTGGTAGCAGCAATTCCAGATTTGGTTGAGACATGGACCAAAGGATTTGGATTCACACCTGTGGATGCCGCCGAAAAGCAGAAGTTCAACAAAATCAACTTCATGGTTTTTCCTGGAACAGTGTTACTTGAAAAACCCTTGTACAAGAAGGAAAGACCCGAAG GAATCTGTTATGCATCAATGATGGCAGCAAATGAACCAACCAAAGTAGGTATCAGTACCGAAGACATGGCCCTGGATAAATCAGCACTAGAAGATGTTGGAGACATTGCTACTGACGACGTGGGTGCTGATAAGTCAGAGACTGAACTTGAAGGTAAGAATCACAGAGACACCATTGCTGACAGGGAAACCAGCAGAGATGATAACACTCAAGCCATCAACAACGACGACACTGGATTAGACGCCACAAAATCAACAGAAATTAGTAGCTGTTTTGGAGCAGAGATCATCCCGGTAATGGTCTCGGACAAGTCTGATAAATTGTGCGGCGGAGACAGCATGCTCGAACTGAGAACGAGCAGCGAAATCCAAACGGTGTGTAAGTTGGGACAGCAATCAAGTGAGGACTGTAATGTAAAGAAAGACGGTGCTGAATCAGGTGTATTAGTTATTGAGGAAAAGGATGTCAAAGTAGGTGAAGTTCAGGAAAATGCAAATGTGCAGGGTAATTTTTCAAATTTGTCCTGTAAAACATTCGTGGGCAGCAATTTTGACATTGATTCTAGTATTGAACGATCAGGTGAAACTGCTCTTTTTGGAACATTTGCAAAGTCTGCAAGTTGA